The genomic stretch aaaagtcctaagaacacacacacacacaaactctcaCACAGACTATATCTCATTTACACAAGACTCTGTTACCAGCTGCAAgctgcacccccacccgcaccccagccTTGCCACTCACCTGTCCACAGTATAGGGAGTGAGATGGACCCGGTAAGGAGGCAAGTCATGCCTTGGTTTCTTAGCACCCCAAGGCTCTCCGCCAGCCCGCTGTTTGCGTTTCTTGGAGTCATAGTCATCGCTGGAGGTTGAGCCATCACCAGAAGGAAGAAACCACACTGTTACTTATGATTCAGCATACACTGGCCTAAAAGGAACTGGAAATGATCTGACTCCCCAATGTTaaagaaatggataaagaagCCATGCTAAAAGCCATATAACAGATTGTTATAAAGATATGAAAATGGATATTTAGATGCTTTTAATAACCATGTTAAGCCAAAAGAATGGTATGTAATACTGTATATACAGTAGTGCCTCAACTGtgcaaaaaaaaagctttaagactgaaaagaaataaaatattaatggtaGTTGCCTCTGACTAAAacttatgaataatttttaagtactttcagaactttataaattatagttaacatataatttttttaatgagcagAAAAGActttaaattattctttgttgttgctaatcctcacccaaggatatctttccattgattttttctttttgaaagagtggtgtggggagagaaatatcaatgtgagagagacacatcaattggttgcctcctgcacacaccccaaccgggccggggatcgaacccactaCCCTTCAGTATACAGGCcaaactctaaccactgaacacactagccagggctgatTTTTAACAAAAGACATATGGTAGCCATGCTAAGAGTTCTAtaaataagttttattaaaaGCGATAGCttggctagtgtggttcagtggttgagcatcactctatgaactaagaggtcatggttcaattccccgtcaagggcacatgcccaggttgctggctcaatccccaatgggggcagtgcaggaggcagtcgatccatgattctatctctctctccctctcccttcctctctctaaaatcagtaaaaacattttttaaaagataaataaataatacagttcTCATAATGAATCCTTGGCAATACATATTAAAGTCATAAGATACTCTGATATAGTAATTCCACTCTGGAAAATTTATCCCAAGGAAGTtagttcaaaagaagaaaaaaggttatatatagggaaaataaaatcaagctgagagtaaaaaaaaaaagccacattcaCATCCAGTAATGTCTGGATTTTTTTAtcgtaaataagtaaaataatcacACAGCCACTAAAACAATCATGAGGtttacatgaaaaaatgtttaataagaaTGTATAAAAGTAACTTGAACTttaagattaaaattataaaatgtatgaatatatatatagatagatagatagatgatagatagatagatagatagatagatagatagatagatagataaagactAGAAAAGAATATGGGGGGAAAGTGGCAATAAGtaatttttctcttcaaaattattttctaaaagaatgGTTACCTTTAAAGGGAAGGAGAGTGTCCTGGctggttgctcaatggttagagcgttagcccacagactgaaggttctcgggttcgattccagtcaagggccggaacctcagttgcaggctcgatccccagccccagtcgggcACGTGCAAAAGGCAACctatcagtgtgtctctctcacatccatgtttctgtgtgtgtctccccctccctcccactctctctctctctaaaaattagtggaaaaaatatcctctggtgaagtttaaccaaaaaataaaaaatagaaaaataaaaggaagttagTAGatcagaaaaaaactttaaacaatataaaaaaatgccAGATTGATAAGGGGAAAACCCCCATGTCGGGGAGAGGAGAGTGAAGGGAGCCTAATGTATGATGATGAAAGAtgattgactttgggtggtaggcagAGTGCAATATACAGACCTATAACAGCAAtctatacctgaaacctatatgatcctgttaaccaatgtcaccccgataaatttaattttaaaaacaaaatttcccCAGTCATTACACCCCAGGAGCTAAGTTGTTATGTTTAacacaatgtttttcttttttttaattattttttaacatattgttattgatttcagagaggaagggagagggagagatagaaacatcaataatgagagagaatcattgactgcctcctacaagccccctactggggatgaagcctgcaaaccaggcatgtgccctgaccaggaattgaaccgtaacctcctggttcgtaagtCGACGCtcatccgctgagccacaccagcagggccaaaGTTTTTCGACTTTTCTCTTGTGTCTGCCTGGGTCATTTCCTTGCTCATTTGCATCTCCATCCAAAAGCTGCCTTCTAACCCTGCTTCAATGGGATGTCAGTGCTTCCGTGTTTCTAACAGAAGAACCGCTCCCACCTCATCTGACAGCTCTCACAGCTGGTTTATGACTGGAGTGAACTCTTCTGTAAATGCTGCCAACCTATAGTTAAACCAGATGTCCCACTGAGTCCTGTGAATTCCACACCACTTTCCACTCCTCTTGTGACTTGTCAGGAACAGGTTACAAGGTAGCACCAGTGGAAGGCATCTCGGTGACCTCAGCAGGAGACACGGATCCCTGCATCCCAAAgcctaaaattcaaaataaaacctgGCTTCCCGCCAAAGCGCTGCTCCTTTATAAACTGCTGTTCTCCCCAGGATGACCTCATTCTTACTACCCGCTTCCCTACACGGCAGATTCTGTTACTGACGGTAACATCTCTCCTTTCTGTAGAAGCCATGACACGGAAGCATTATAGCCAAAGTAATAAGACAGAGGCCTCGCACAGAGCTTGACATATCCAAGCAAACGCAGCTGACTGTATAGAAAGGCTGAACTTGAACCCAAAGCAGAGAGTTCATAGCAGCCACTGATTTCCATCCAGGTTGCATCATCCCTGAGCACAATTACTGTGATTTTGTAATGAAGCCTTAATAAATTTATGGAATATGAGAGGTGGAAAGTCCTTAGAAATTGACTGGGAAGATGCACCAGATGAGAGAGGTGGGAGCATGCAAAATATGTATCAGTGACTTGAGAATGGGACAATGTGTTTCAAAGTAGTGAAGACACTTGGAAACAATCCAGGGGACCATCAAAGCGACCCCCTAGTTAGAATTCACAATGACCTATTTGAAAGGAGCGCACACTCGCTTCAGCACAGAGACTTGCTACATCACTGCCTAAGCTTTCGGAGTTACTCCATGAACCTTTTAAGTGTTGACTTTGGACTGCATTCTCGGCCTTGACCATGTAATGATTTACTGGCATCTGGGATCAGGGGTTTTCTTCTTAGTATAGTTCTCACTCCAAAAGAGAACAAGGACATGAGAGCATATTCTGTAGTAATGGAAATATTCtacatctttttttgttgttattaatcctcattcaaggatacttttccattgatttttatttaacttttttttttattgatttttttacagagaggaagagagagggatagagagtcagaaacatcgatgagagagagacattgatcagctgcctcctgcacaccccccaccgggtatgtgcccgcaaccaacatacgtgcccttgaccggaatcgaacctgggacctttcagtccgcaggccgacgctctatccactgagccaaacaggcctcggctccattgatttttagagagaatggaagggagagagagagagagagagagagagagggagagggagagaaacatcaatgtgagaaagacaaattgattggttgcctcccgcacatgcccctaccagggccagagatcaagcctgcgaTGGAGGCACATGCCCCtcaaccagaatcgaactcaggatgctccatccactgagccaaactggctaggactctaCATCTTAATAGGAGTGAGGGTTCCATGGGATTTTCCACTCGTCAAAATTGTCCTGTTAAGATTTATGCATTTTAACCTATAcaaattttacctttaaaaaaaatcaagtacgAGGCAAGGAGTAGAGAGAGgtagagattaaaaaaagaaaaagaaaaaaagaatagcagaTGTTGATACTTGAAGCTGGGTGATGGATATGAGAGTTCATCATCCTCTTCTGTTTACTATGCTTATACTTGAAATTTCCCACAATAAAAAGTTAAGATAAGACCAACAGATGGAAATAGAACAAGTCTTAAACAAACTAGTCTAGAGCTTAACTCCCAGGGATATAAGCAAAACCCTACAGGGAGAGAGTAAGGCAAGATAAGGAACGTGAGCCAGAGAGAACAGGTAGCATGCTCTTGGCAGTCCCCAGTGCTCACACATGATACAGGATGGCCTAGGAGGCCCCAAAGGCCCGAATCCACCATGCCCGCTCCACACAAGGCCAAGAAACTGTTTGCATGTCCCAGGCACAGGCCTAGACTTCTAGGCAGAGTGCAACATGCATACTCTAACCCACAGTGATATATATACAATGTATATAAAGAAAGGTTTTATACAAGGAATTAAAACATATTCTACAAAGTTACTTTTTTGGGGACAAGTACCATTTTCCtgaaagttgttttgttttagagacaAAGACAAGtccagggaagaaagaaaaaacactgatttgtgttccacttatttatgcactcattggttgttgcatgtatgtgccctgaccagggattgaacctacaaccttggcatatcaggacaacccTCTAGccaaatgagctacctggccagggcctcttgATAGTGTTGATTCTTAGTATCTCAATCTTAGGGactagaaataaaaggaaaaattatatattgagAAAAAATTCAATATGATTATTTTGAAAGATGAACTACATCAAATCCCTGCTTACTGAACCAGTTTATAAAATTCCAATATTTGTATATACCTCACGTGTCTGCCTACTTCAGGGTAAAGGAACTAGGATCTAGCTGCAGGAAGAGAATGTTAGTGTCAGCAGGTGGCAAAGAAATGGGCGGTGCTCCTAGAggcaaataaaggaaataaaacattttttctgattGAACATCCTCTTACCTTCGGCCCTGATCCAATCGGCCATGAGGGCCCCGAGCAGGAAATCTGTTCAGGTGGCTCAGATGAAGTGTGTGGGATGTTTGGAAGAGACTCAGAGCTGCAGAGAGGAAATGGCTGGTGACTCCAAAACTCTAAATATCCAACtgccctgtccctttctctctgcacaGAAATACCCACTTCTATTCACAGAGCAGCAACCTGACAGTTACAAGTCCATTCATCCAGAGTACCCCATAAAGCGACACCCCAACATCCATGCCACTGGTACTCACGCTTTTGAGGAAAGAGTGGGGGAATCCGGTGAGGCTGGAAGATCAGCTGGGGCTGAGCTCCCAGAATCCCTTGCTTCTGGCCCAGGGCTGCCACATGTAGAAGGGGAGGTGCTGGAGACttcaggaggggctgcagggcagtAACCAGGAAATTCAGGGCATCCCACAGTTAACGTGTCCATCCTCTCAACAAAAGTGAGGTTCGTGCCCAGCTGTGAGGACACaggggcttccctccctccccttcccaatGCATGTGACCAGGAGAGAGCAATACCTGATTGGAGAGCGTTTGCACCTTGACAGCATTCCAAGGCACTGCCTGGCCTGGGTTGTATGCAGCCTTCACCAGCACCTTCTCACCCAGCTGGGGCAGCCGGCCCTTCACCACACTGCCAGCACATAAGCCTAGTCAGGAGACCCTGGCAAAGCCACCCTAACTACCCCAATGAGCCCTTCCCATCGAGATCTCCCACACCTTGCATAAACACAGGAAAGCAACGGCTTCAGAGGAGCCCCAAGAACATGGTGACAGAACAGAATCGAACAAGCATTTCCAAAAGGAGACCAGCCTCAAACCCACCTGAGCTGAAAAAAGACCTCTTCATCCACCACCCCAAAATAGTCGTGCAAGCTGGTGACAATGCCAGTGAAGACCCGCTGCTTCTCCCCACCCTGTAAGAGAAGAGCGCAGTTCAAACAGGGAGCATGTCCCACATTCTGCCATTAGCACCTCATCTCTATCTACCAGGGCTGCCACAGCTCAGTCAGAATACAGCATCAAGATTCATAGGGAAGGAAGCATACATGTTTGGTGGACATAATCCATCTTtttgcctgggggtgggggtgggagtggggggtatGCTGATTCTTGCATCACAAGCTTCTTCTAGGATTCCCAGTTATTTTATTCCAAGGAGCACTCTAGAGATTTCCCTAGAGCCAAAATTTAGGATTCCCCGGTCAGAGGTGTCTAGTCACCTCCATACTGGCCCAGGACAGGAGTGTCAGGAAGGATGAACACCGTGATGTAAAAATGAAAGCATCAGGCACCCATGCATGCTGAGTAGTCCCAAGCCCTAAAACTCCCTAGAAAGGATGCCCAACCTACCTGAAGGTGCCTGGCATTTTGGGACAGGTCTGTGGCCACAGGAGGAGTGAGCAAACCAGGAGGAGGACCCAGGAGAGATGTTGAAGCTGTGCCTATGGGGACAGAGAAGCCACCTCCAGGAACTGCACCTACCATCGTTaggggcagcgattttcaaccttttccatctcatgacacacaaacTAAGTactgaaattctgcagcacaccaaaaaatatttttgtcaacctgacacacaaaaaataggtataatttttattcattcacaccagatggttaTTGTCATTTTTTCAATTTTACAAACAACGtggtggctgttgtcatttttttttttttttacaatctaagggaaaagaggtcactgcccctgactacatagtcagatattgcatgttttaaaaaccctgctgcagcacaccagttgaaaatcgctaaACTAGAAGATATGGCAAACTCAAAAGGCAAAGTGGCTCCAAGCAACACTTCCACAGGGTTTCACTGGCAACCACTGTGGTCAGCTCCTATTTTCCTAAGCAACATCAGCAGCAGATTGCACTCCACCAAGGAAAACCCAAAAGCCCTGTTTTTAAAGACCCAAAGCGCATCTTTTCCAGTATGAGCCACGGTAGGGATAAAGGTGATCACCTGAGAAGTTACGTCCCCCTGGAAGTGGGTTGATCCGCTGACGCTTAAACTGGGACATTGGGATTGCTGTCTTCTTTCAGAGTCTTAGGGGGGAAAAACCttcaatcagaaaagaaatagattACCAGCTCATAGGGGAATTTTCCATCAACCCCAAAACAGGAATTAAGTATCTTGAGGAGAGTAGGGAGAATGAATGGAGATGGTAGATGAAGGGAATATAAAGAGTAGCAGAAAATGAAGGAATTACATTGTTCCAGTTTGCCCTCACAAATAACCTAGCGGTGGGTCCTACTGTCAAGCTATTTTAAAGagcaaactgaagctcagagattgACACTTGCCCGAGGCCATACAACCAGTTAGTGACTAAACCGGGACTCACACCCGGTCACCCGACAATTTAGCGCTCCTCTCACTCTGCCACGCCATCCCAgatgggtgggggttggggggctggaaAGAGCCCGGAGacgttcattcattcaaatacatCCGCCAAAATGCTCCACGCAAGGCCCAGAAAAATGAAGGAGGCCGCCGCTAGAGAGAAGATCGTGTGGGTCCTCTCCCCGGAAGCCCGGCCcgctgtctctccctcctccccccctccccggcctggtAGGTAGCACGGTGGCCCGGCTGACCGCGAATCCGGTTGCGCACCCGCCCTCCCGCTCCCGTGTTCCCCGGCCCTTCGCTCCTGCTTCAGGGGCCGCTGGGGCCGGACCTCCCGGGCCGGGTCACAGCCAGGCCACCGAGGAAAGACGGAGGCGCACTGTTTctcctcctcccgcccgcccgcccccaggGCCGTGGCCGTTGCCAGGGAGACGGGACTTGCAGTCCAAGGGGGGCTCGGCCCCTTCCACGCCCGAGCATCTTCGcagccggccctcgcagccccccgATTGGGGGGAGGAGCTAAGAGGCAGAAGGGCGGCGGGGGCCACCCGACCCACCTGCGGGCCAGGGCCGCGACACCGGGGGACAAAGGCACCCGGAACCACCACAGCCGCTGCAGGCGCCGCCACCGGAAGCGCCTCTCCGGAAGCGCGACCACTAGTCGGAAGCTGCCACTCTCCCGGATATAGTCCCTCCCTCCGCTCCACcgacctctcccttcccccacgcGAGCCTGCCGTGGGGCTCCTACCCGGGAGCGGAAGTACGCCTTCCCCGATCGGATGCGCGTTAGGGAGTTGCGCCGGGGTGGTGTCCTCGCTTAAGTGTCCCATTAGAAAAATGAGCATCAGAGAATTGGTTCTTGGTCCAAAGACAGCTGAAGTTGGACCCCAAACCTAAGGAAGCACCCCACGTTGCCTCATTCTGGCAGACCCCAAGATTGTAGCCAGAAGAGAAGCAAACCCTTCTGACCAGAGAGGAGGAGTGGCCAATTCTAGGAGACATTCCTAAGTCTGACTCAAGCCAAtgaccccctccccaaccctgccCTTCCATTTAGGgcaacacacacccacacacttccGATCTACTGATAACCTGCAGATAATGCTTTTCCCCTTTCTCAATTAACAAAAGAGCTAGGAATTTAACAAGCTATATAGTAAGATAAACCACCACAATATTTAGGTAGACATTTACAGACATTCTTATGGACTTTAtctttagtcctcacaacaatgCTGGGGGTAATTAAGACAGGAATTAGTGCCATAAATCTCAGATATGAAACCTGAGGCTTCAATGAAATGACTTGCTCAAAGTCTTGCTGCTAATCAATGGCCATTTTAGTCCACATTACCAATTCCAGCCCCCCCCCCTTGTCCCCTGATCCTCCCATTATCCCTCCAGTCTATCCACTCTCCAACACCCATACCCTCCCCTTCCCTATTCATGTAACATTCACAAAGCTCTTTGAGACAGtttaatcttattttattctcaaaacaAGCCCGTGAGGTAGGTAGGTCAAGCATCATTATACCATTTGGGAGATTAAGTGGGAAGCTATGGCTCAGACAAGTTAAGGGATTTTGTGAAGATGTAAAAGCTAGTGTGGGCCTCTGGTTTCAGCTCTGATGTGTAAGGGCTAGTAGGAAGCAAAACAGCTAACAAAGGGTACTCTGCTATTCCCTGTTTTCCCTAACCCTCTCATTCCTGGTGCAGTCTTCGGGAGCTCTGCTCTAGGGGCAAGACTTAAAGCAAAGACACCCTTCCCGGTCCTGGGGGTTCCAATTCAGGTATGCGGAGCAAGGCAGGACTCCAGAAGCAGTAACTGTCCGCTGAGGAATGAAGGCCAGTTCCATCCTTCCGCAATTACCTCACAGGAGACCAGCCTTTTGAGTCTGTGATTCAGGAGAGATGGTTGGATCCAATCAGTTCACAACAGAGATACATGTATATCATGTTGCATACATACATATCTGCAACACACTGGACCCCAACAGGTCACCATGCCAAAAGTGCTCCATGGATGCCTGATGAATTAGTTCAGGGATTTCTGGCAGCCAGAAAGGTGCCCAGGAGCTGCCACACCTTGGGGTCTCCCAGGGAACCAGGGCTCCTCTGCCGAGCTGCTCAGAGGAGAAACACTCGAGCATCAGCAGCTTTTCCTGGCAGTGCCCAGAAACAGCAACGGGGCAAAAGGCAAAGAAGACTTCACTGCACACCCCTCCGGCCAGCGTCACGTCCCTGCACCAGGAGGTCTCAGGAGACAGAAAGGTTTTTTGCTCGTTGCTTCTTCACCACTAACGATGGCATAAAGGTCTTCCTGAGGGGACGACATGGAAGGTCCCTTGACTCAACTCTGTGAAAAAGGAAAGGAGGCCTTAGACTAGGAGAAGGAAACAAAGGTAACAATGGCCCAGGGTGGATCAGCATTGCGTGTCTGCTGTGCGGAGCCTGGGGATGATAACTGACATGATGCGTCTCCCCCCTGGGGAATTATTCAGAATAACTGCCCACCCATCATCCACTGTGGAATCCTTTGTCTgtgcatgctcacacacacacacacacacacacacacacacacacaccagcaaacATGAGAAGGTGGCCTAAGTTTCAGCTTTGGGAATTAAGGACTTGCTGAGatggcctaaggcagtggtcggcaaaccgcggctctttggccccttgagtgtggctcttccacaaaataccacgtgcaggcgcgcacgtacagtgcgattttaacttcgtggcccatgcgcagaagtcggttttcggcctgggcgagtcttttgaagaagtggcgttagaacactcaagaggccaaagagccacatgtggcttgcgagccacggtttgccgaccactggcctaaggagATCCCCCATATTCTAGTactggctctgccactgattCATCATGTGGCCTCAGGAAAGcaaccccccgcccctcccccagcccagcttccTCAATGGGGAGTTTAAACTACTTCCGGTTTCTTCCAGCACCCTCTCCCAGACTGTCTATGTCACTCAGATTTCATAGGGACAAAGAGAACTAGGAGCACAATCTCTCATCCTGGTTCCTCGGACTCCTCCCTCTGTCCTAAGCTGGGCTGGGCCACAGTGCTCACCTGGAAGCAGGGCCACTAGGAGGGGCAGGAGGCTCAGGGTGTTGAGGGCTCTTCCAGCGAATCCGATTGAGAAGGACCTTGATCTTGTTCCAGTGGGAGAGATCCCGCTGAGCAGAGAATGAGGGGGTCACCACAGAGCCCCACCCCACAACATACCCCATGCTACCAGAGGCAGCTGTCACCACAGTCAGGAGAAGTCCCCTGCTCCAAACAGGAACCCCCTCGTTTTCCCAGAGTTTCTGGCTTTCAGGGTATCCACACAAGccaaccacccccacctccacctgtcccctgccccacACATATCCATCACCTACCCTGTGACTCTGGGAGGACTGCAAGGTGTGAGCTGGTTCTGCCGGGACTTTGGACAGCCTGAAAGGGTTGGCACTGGGCACCCCTACCTTTGGGAGTGAAGCTCCTTCTTCGCCTTCGGAGAGAGAATCAAGTTACCCAGGGCCAGGAACAGGAACACACCCATCAAGCCCAGGGCTCAGGGCGTCTCTCCGCCCGCGACCCCCggcagagcacagagggagaCACAGTTGCCCCATACCTGTCTCCTGAGTCTGGGTGAGCAGCTCCCATGACCCCCCCACCTCACTGCCTGGGGCACGAGAGGGTGGAGGTGAAGGGGCCACAgtcaactcctcctcctcctctacagGGCCCTGCGCGCAGGAGAGAAGGGCAGTCAGAGGCTGAGCAGAGACCTGGGCTGTTCTGAAGGAAGCCCTGGTGCCAGGGGTCCCGCCGCTCCTGTGCCTCCCCCACTCATGTGCCCACCCAACTGCCTGACCGCCACGTGGCTCGCTCACCCCAGGGGGCCTCTGGGTTTGCAGCTGCAGGTGGAACTGCTGCAGCCTCACcatctgctccagcaccaggcacaGGTGTTCCAGGTAGCGAAGACCCTGTCCGGGAAGGCAGGCCCCGGcttcaggccccaggcccctcgccTGCAGGGCAGAGTAAGGTAGGGGCAGCTTGGACTCAGACAGACTCCCACCCTTGGCAGCCATCAGATGGGAGCAGAACAGGCAGGGAAAGGAGGATCATGCACCCAACTGGCCTCCCAATGCCCAGCCAGCCAGGGTGCCAGGCAAACCTCATACCTGCCCACCTCCACAcagctgggagtggggtgaggccAGGAGCTGTGAAACCACCCATCATTAGGGACAGAAATGCCCCACCCCGAGAGAGCTCCGGGGAGAACAAATGGGGAGCCCCAGCAGCCCCCCGTGAAAGGGCCGTCTCCATCCACTCTCCATCCAGCCTGGCATTGAGTTGGCACTCACCACCTCTGCTTCTTCCAGGCCTGCCTCCGGGTCAGTTTCTGCCTTGGTGGCCCCCTGGTCCCTTGCTCCAAAAGGGGGCACTTCATACTCCGGCCTCCTCGTAGTCTTCAGGGAGCGGCGGTGTTGTGACAAGCCGGCAGGTGAGGTCGGGAGCTGGCTGGACCGCTCCAGCGCCCGCTCTAGCTTCTGGCTGGCCAGGAGCCGGCCCAGGTGGGCAGAAGGCTccatgggcagggccaggggctcaGGGCTCCCCACAGGCTCCAAGTCCAGGGAGTCCTGAGAAAGGCGTGGAGAGGTGGCCAAGGAGCAGTCC from Eptesicus fuscus isolate TK198812 chromosome 6, DD_ASM_mEF_20220401, whole genome shotgun sequence encodes the following:
- the C6H8orf58 gene encoding uncharacterized protein C8orf58 homolog, with translation MLGRRRAFAVEPLGGGRDGAGEKLAGGCVVPGVTSSYRRIPDAGGEGSLDSWEGDGELKGLRRQVPQLKLAFLDSGVEMAVGDCSLATSPRLSQDSLDLEPVGSPEPLALPMEPSAHLGRLLASQKLERALERSSQLPTSPAGLSQHRRSLKTTRRPEYEVPPFGARDQGATKAETDPEAGLEEAEVARGLGPEAGACLPGQGLRYLEHLCLVLEQMVRLQQFHLQLQTQRPPGGPVEEEEELTVAPSPPPSRAPGSEVGGSWELLTQTQETGEEGASLPKVGVPSANPFRLSKVPAEPAHTLQSSQSHRRDLSHWNKIKVLLNRIRWKSPQHPEPPAPPSGPASRVESRDLPCRPLRKTFMPSLVVKKQRAKNLSVS